A region from the Streptomyces lydicus genome encodes:
- a CDS encoding glycoside hydrolase — translation MTTAESFTISRTERLERLRGQLQGRPAKGAEGRVQPSRGTRLLYGVMLHGAARLQAGLELTDLEARLVEPMRGLFSDEEVCDFGRVYQEEAALRPQLFPDSLAKRPVEEGYASEDLARDLPLLRAEVAAQPNVSVVDLDAPTAEGQGGTLDSEEFMGGVDAYGHGATMVTASGHQATQSLVSMQAALRLHRFYTTSETDEWSGSDEIYWVTAAGADSDAMPQRYHSPTFGDVDKGETKYFADDTRLFYGSVSKVVVCHIQCWEEDHGPPSELQRTMERIAEKLHYVADELAEHAVGTELEATANFTLMLAGIAYFIAQIMAYIKDDLVGQRTLCFDRRALEAMAAQPGREYAWGFSTGSYVHGSRTLYMRGTAVPTSNNVTLLTSTPSGWSAPTLPWPGAKTPDAPALAMHDGRLYCAVRGMADQIYISKRDGGTWTGFSPLPYFRTRHAPALTSFNGRLYLAYTTTNSQARLLSCTNGSDWSAPLVLPGGSFSAPALAVRDGYLHYFRNLFMGLPVGDWSSNGTTWTNFQLLPGVRSYHAPALAAFQGTLHIAQRDRSNGYVVITSNPRNGGWGAPVRLAGTTPDAPALAVHGNKLHCAVRGGDNRTWLSVLNGTTWSAFQRTPHGTSLSAPALATANANANANELCLVYRAIES, via the coding sequence TTGACGACGGCCGAGAGTTTCACGATCTCGCGGACAGAGCGGCTGGAGCGGCTGCGCGGGCAGTTGCAGGGGCGCCCGGCCAAGGGGGCCGAGGGCCGGGTGCAGCCTTCGCGGGGGACGCGTCTGTTGTACGGGGTGATGCTGCACGGCGCCGCCCGGCTTCAGGCGGGTCTGGAGCTGACGGATCTGGAAGCGCGGCTGGTGGAGCCCATGCGCGGGCTGTTCTCGGACGAGGAGGTGTGCGACTTCGGCCGGGTGTACCAGGAAGAGGCCGCCTTGCGCCCGCAGCTGTTTCCGGACAGCCTCGCCAAACGCCCCGTCGAAGAGGGATACGCGAGCGAGGACCTGGCCCGGGATCTGCCGCTGCTGCGTGCGGAGGTGGCGGCCCAGCCGAACGTGAGCGTGGTCGACCTCGATGCTCCGACTGCTGAGGGGCAGGGCGGCACCCTGGACTCGGAGGAGTTCATGGGGGGCGTGGACGCATACGGGCACGGGGCGACGATGGTGACCGCGTCGGGACACCAGGCCACACAGTCGTTGGTGTCGATGCAGGCTGCGCTGAGGCTGCACCGGTTCTACACCACGAGCGAGACGGATGAGTGGAGTGGGTCGGACGAGATCTACTGGGTCACCGCTGCCGGCGCGGACAGCGATGCCATGCCCCAGCGGTATCACTCCCCCACGTTCGGGGACGTCGACAAGGGGGAAACTAAGTATTTCGCCGATGACACCAGGCTGTTCTACGGCTCTGTCAGCAAGGTCGTGGTGTGTCACATCCAGTGCTGGGAAGAGGACCACGGCCCGCCCTCAGAGCTGCAGCGAACGATGGAGAGGATCGCGGAAAAGCTCCACTACGTCGCCGATGAACTGGCGGAGCACGCCGTGGGGACGGAACTGGAAGCGACGGCCAATTTCACGCTGATGCTCGCGGGCATCGCCTACTTCATCGCCCAGATCATGGCGTACATCAAGGACGACCTGGTGGGACAGCGTACGCTCTGCTTCGACCGCCGGGCTCTGGAGGCGATGGCGGCCCAGCCCGGACGCGAGTACGCCTGGGGCTTCAGCACCGGCTCCTACGTGCACGGCTCCCGCACCCTGTACATGAGGGGGACAGCGGTCCCCACCAGCAACAACGTCACCCTCCTCACCTCCACGCCGTCCGGCTGGAGCGCCCCGACGCTGCCGTGGCCCGGGGCCAAGACCCCCGACGCGCCCGCCCTGGCGATGCACGACGGCCGCCTCTACTGCGCGGTCCGCGGCATGGCCGACCAGATCTACATCAGCAAACGCGACGGAGGCACCTGGACCGGGTTCAGCCCCCTCCCCTACTTCCGGACCCGCCACGCCCCTGCGCTCACCTCCTTCAACGGCAGGCTGTACCTCGCCTACACCACGACAAACAGTCAGGCGCGGCTCCTGTCCTGCACCAACGGATCGGACTGGTCCGCTCCGTTGGTGCTCCCCGGTGGGTCCTTCAGCGCTCCTGCCCTTGCAGTGCGCGATGGCTATCTGCACTACTTCCGCAACCTGTTCATGGGCTTGCCGGTCGGCGACTGGTCCTCCAACGGCACCACCTGGACGAACTTCCAGCTGCTGCCCGGGGTACGCAGCTACCATGCGCCGGCCCTGGCCGCCTTCCAGGGAACGCTGCATATCGCCCAACGGGACAGGTCCAACGGCTACGTCGTGATCACGTCCAACCCCCGCAACGGCGGCTGGGGCGCCCCGGTCCGTCTCGCCGGAACCACACCGGACGCCCCCGCCCTGGCGGTACACGGCAACAAGCTCCACTGTGCCGTCCGTGGAGGCGACAACAGGACCTGGCTCAGTGTCCTCAACGGCACGACATGGTCCGCCTTCCAGCGCACCCCTCACGGGACATCGCTCTCCGCTCCCGCGCTCGCCACCGCCAACGCCAACGCCAACGCCAACGAACTCTGCCTCGTCTACCGAGCCATCGAATCCTGA
- a CDS encoding MarR family winged helix-turn-helix transcriptional regulator, whose translation MNLADLHQLGRRLTAAATSAMKDTSDLGPTELLVLECLYTTGPQPVGSIAQRTGFAQSRVSTVVAALHKRGLAELGTDPADRRRTVAKIAEHARTQAKEARSRDAEPTLRQLLPALPDADVDAVIAALGTLHAALGEAAPSPSGDPDL comes from the coding sequence ATGAACCTCGCTGACCTGCATCAACTCGGCAGGCGCCTCACCGCTGCCGCGACCTCGGCGATGAAGGACACCTCCGACCTGGGGCCGACCGAGCTGCTGGTCCTGGAGTGCCTCTACACCACCGGACCGCAGCCGGTGGGGTCCATCGCCCAGCGCACCGGCTTCGCCCAGAGCCGGGTATCCACGGTGGTGGCGGCACTGCACAAGAGGGGCCTGGCCGAACTGGGTACCGACCCGGCCGACCGTCGCCGCACCGTCGCCAAGATCGCCGAACACGCCCGCACGCAGGCCAAGGAAGCCAGGAGCCGGGACGCCGAACCGACCCTCCGACAGTTGCTCCCCGCGCTACCCGACGCGGACGTCGACGCGGTGATCGCCGCACTGGGAACACTCCATGCCGCACTGGGCGAGGCAGCACCAAGTCCCTCCGGTGATCCTGACCTCTAG
- a CDS encoding DUF6233 domain-containing protein, translating to MSETSPLPADLSRLRVIATYLRLELDRVQLRIAEAEQQEQEAARRATARAVPPPAWTVQMNVSADPHPVAIHHGECAVGQPRVRPITRRGAIEALTAGVEACALCRPDRELRID from the coding sequence GTGAGCGAAACGTCTCCCCTTCCCGCCGACCTGTCCCGGCTGAGGGTGATCGCGACGTATCTGCGGCTGGAGCTGGACCGCGTCCAGCTCCGCATCGCTGAGGCCGAGCAGCAGGAGCAGGAGGCTGCTCGCCGGGCCACTGCCCGCGCCGTGCCGCCGCCGGCCTGGACGGTGCAGATGAACGTCAGCGCGGACCCGCACCCGGTGGCCATCCACCATGGCGAGTGCGCCGTTGGGCAGCCCCGCGTACGGCCGATCACCCGACGCGGTGCTATCGAGGCGCTGACCGCAGGGGTGGAGGCATGCGCGTTGTGCCGCCCGGACCGCGAACTGCGAATCGACTGA
- a CDS encoding RNA polymerase sigma factor SigF: MITAVNDTATPERTIEVGTELPAVECPSAVAPRDARELSKRFFDRLQDLDEGTHEYQYARNTLIEMNMSMVRYVARRYRNRGDDMEDIIQVGTIGLIKAIDRFDLTREVEFSTFAVPYILGEIKRFFRDTGWAVHVPRRLQELRSDLAKAKEQLHIELDRDPTVRELAAHLDLSEEEVIEGLVAANGYNAGSLDMPTDSDSSAQSRTLADVMGEDDPAMETVENLSTLAPLLHQLDDRERQLVELRFGQEMTQSQIGAELGVSQMHVSRLLTRTLAKLRKGMLTDH; encoded by the coding sequence ATGATCACCGCCGTGAACGACACCGCCACCCCCGAACGCACCATCGAGGTGGGCACGGAGCTGCCGGCAGTCGAGTGTCCGAGCGCGGTGGCCCCCCGGGACGCGCGGGAGCTGTCGAAGCGGTTCTTCGACCGTCTCCAGGACCTGGACGAGGGCACGCACGAGTACCAGTACGCGCGCAACACCCTCATCGAGATGAACATGTCGATGGTGCGCTATGTCGCCCGCCGCTACCGCAACCGCGGCGACGACATGGAAGACATCATCCAGGTCGGCACCATCGGCCTGATCAAGGCCATCGACCGCTTCGATCTCACCCGCGAGGTGGAGTTCTCCACCTTCGCCGTCCCCTACATCCTGGGCGAGATAAAGCGGTTCTTCCGCGACACCGGCTGGGCCGTCCACGTCCCCCGCCGCCTCCAGGAGCTGCGCAGCGACTTGGCCAAGGCCAAGGAACAGCTGCATATCGAGCTCGACCGCGACCCCACCGTCCGCGAACTCGCCGCCCACCTCGACCTGTCCGAGGAAGAGGTCATCGAGGGGCTCGTCGCGGCCAACGGCTACAACGCCGGCTCGCTCGACATGCCCACCGACTCCGACTCCTCGGCACAGAGCCGCACGCTTGCCGATGTCATGGGCGAGGACGACCCGGCGATGGAGACCGTCGAGAACCTGAGCACCCTTGCCCCGCTGCTGCACCAGCTCGACGACCGCGAGCGGCAGCTGGTCGAGCTGCGGTTCGGGCAGGAGATGACCCAGTCCCAGATCGGCGCCGAACTGGGCGTCTCCCAGATGCATGTCTCCCGCCTGCTCACCCGCACCCTGGCCAAGCTCCGCAAGGGCATGCTCACCGACCACTGA
- a CDS encoding ABC transporter permease — MVRPIARVLLFPFAMAVLLVGIYTAAMHAPTPHHLKIAVAGPPAQTGPLTASLRKGLGDAYDVSTVASAERARKLVAHRAVAAAYVPTPAPGDRAAGTPSTTFAQPPRPSGPVLYTASAAGAAQVNLAAAPFTNAAVQQHQFLQVRDLVPLSTDDTSDTSTMYAAIGLTLAGYLSAVMLSTVFGTGLTRRRTVAALAAFGAAAAIAVWLITGPILGAVHGFAPAILLTGWLTVMAVGMATVFLSRFCGRMTPLPAVAIFMFLGMPASGAALPIATMPAPIRALHDLLPMTSTSGSLRQIMYFGSEGIGRYWLTLALWALAGLLLTLAYDTLKARRTSPRNDTNALPRQTADPAPSH; from the coding sequence ATGGTCCGGCCGATAGCCCGGGTGCTGCTGTTCCCGTTCGCGATGGCCGTGCTGCTGGTCGGCATCTACACCGCCGCGATGCACGCACCGACCCCGCACCACCTGAAGATCGCGGTCGCCGGACCACCGGCGCAGACCGGGCCGCTGACCGCTTCCCTGCGGAAGGGCCTGGGCGACGCGTACGACGTCAGCACCGTCGCCTCCGCCGAACGGGCCCGGAAGCTGGTGGCACACCGGGCCGTGGCGGCCGCCTACGTCCCCACGCCGGCGCCCGGTGACCGCGCCGCGGGCACGCCCAGCACGACGTTCGCCCAGCCGCCACGCCCGAGCGGCCCGGTGCTCTATACCGCCTCGGCCGCCGGTGCCGCCCAAGTCAACCTGGCTGCCGCGCCGTTCACGAACGCCGCCGTCCAGCAGCACCAGTTCCTCCAGGTCCGCGACCTGGTCCCGCTCAGCACCGACGACACCAGCGACACCAGCACCATGTACGCCGCGATCGGCCTGACCCTGGCGGGATACCTGTCGGCGGTCATGCTCTCCACCGTGTTCGGTACCGGACTCACCCGCCGGCGCACGGTGGCCGCGCTCGCCGCCTTCGGTGCCGCCGCCGCGATCGCCGTCTGGCTCATCACCGGACCGATCCTGGGCGCCGTGCACGGCTTCGCCCCCGCCATCCTCCTCACCGGCTGGCTCACCGTGATGGCCGTCGGCATGGCCACCGTGTTCCTCTCCCGCTTCTGCGGGCGCATGACCCCGCTGCCCGCCGTCGCGATCTTCATGTTCCTGGGCATGCCCGCCTCCGGAGCGGCCCTGCCCATCGCGACCATGCCCGCCCCCATCCGCGCCCTGCACGACCTGCTGCCGATGACCTCAACCTCCGGCAGCCTGCGCCAGATCATGTACTTCGGCAGCGAAGGCATCGGCCGCTACTGGCTCACCCTCGCCCTGTGGGCCCTCGCCGGCCTCCTGCTGACCCTCGCCTACGACACCCTCAAGGCCCGCCGCACCAGCCCCCGCAACGACACGAACGCCCTGCCCCGGCAGACCGCCGACCCCGCCCCCTCCCACTGA
- a CDS encoding transposase family protein, producing MGGVLRAEPLWVETFTGLRMRQFERLLKVVRERGGSGPGGGRPWCLPLAERVLLVAVYYRTNLTMRQLAPLFGCSPATVCRVIQRLSPLLALEPATRPADAAERLWIVDGTLIPVRDRSVGASSRNYRFSANVQVIIDADTRLVIATARPVPGNRADARVWRESGLAQHAAGVTVLGDGAYINTGLVVPHRKRPGRPLLPGEEADNAEHRRVRARVEHTFARMKHYKILRDCRQHGNGLHHAVQAVAHMHNLALTA from the coding sequence ATGGGTGGGGTGTTGAGGGCTGAGCCGTTGTGGGTGGAGACGTTCACGGGTCTGCGGATGCGGCAGTTCGAGCGGTTGTTGAAGGTGGTGCGGGAGCGGGGAGGGAGCGGGCCCGGTGGCGGCCGGCCGTGGTGCCTGCCGTTGGCCGAGCGGGTGCTGTTGGTGGCCGTGTACTACCGCACGAATCTCACTATGCGGCAGCTCGCTCCACTATTCGGCTGTTCACCGGCAACCGTGTGTCGAGTCATCCAACGGCTGAGCCCTCTCCTCGCCCTTGAGCCGGCAACGCGTCCCGCCGACGCGGCGGAACGGCTGTGGATCGTGGATGGCACGTTGATCCCGGTCCGGGACCGGAGCGTCGGCGCTTCCTCCCGCAACTACCGGTTCTCGGCGAACGTGCAGGTCATCATCGACGCGGACACGAGGCTGGTGATCGCCACCGCCCGGCCCGTTCCGGGCAACAGGGCCGACGCCCGTGTGTGGCGGGAGTCCGGGCTGGCCCAGCATGCCGCGGGCGTGACTGTGCTCGGTGATGGCGCGTACATCAACACCGGCCTCGTCGTCCCGCACCGCAAACGCCCTGGCCGGCCACTGTTACCCGGCGAGGAAGCCGACAATGCCGAGCACCGGCGCGTGAGAGCCCGGGTGGAGCACACGTTCGCCCGCATGAAGCACTACAAGATCCTCCGCGACTGCCGGCAGCACGGGAACGGCCTCCATCACGCGGTCCAGGCCGTCGCTCACATGCACAACCTCGCCCTGACCGCCTGA
- a CDS encoding pentapeptide repeat-containing protein, protein MTAAPPPFHPHSHDPDPAGQQGDPLTLLATETDLTGLDFTGLDLRPALRHDPRPRTFTRCTFTEANLRGAHLPEAVFTDCTATAADFTGALLDQARWQGGSAAGAKFTDADCGDLTCDSADLANTKWGGALLADAAFTGCRMIGARLTGHRGLGLQLTRCNLAVANLNGLSLRGAHLIGIRFTEADLGGVDFRDCILEDCRLAEANLRAADFTGADLRGADLGELTIAIAAQFRGAVISPDQAAQICTALGLNVID, encoded by the coding sequence GTGACCGCAGCACCCCCGCCATTCCACCCCCACAGCCACGACCCCGACCCGGCCGGGCAGCAGGGTGACCCACTGACGCTGCTCGCCACCGAAACCGACCTGACCGGACTCGACTTCACCGGCCTGGACCTGCGCCCCGCCCTGCGCCACGATCCCCGCCCCCGGACGTTCACCCGCTGCACCTTCACCGAAGCCAACCTGCGCGGCGCCCACCTCCCCGAAGCCGTCTTCACCGACTGCACCGCCACAGCAGCCGACTTCACCGGCGCCCTGCTCGATCAGGCCCGCTGGCAGGGCGGCAGCGCCGCCGGCGCCAAATTCACCGACGCCGACTGCGGCGACCTCACCTGCGACAGCGCCGACTTGGCCAATACCAAGTGGGGCGGCGCTCTGCTCGCCGACGCTGCCTTCACCGGCTGCCGCATGATCGGGGCCCGCCTCACCGGCCACCGCGGCCTGGGCCTCCAACTCACCCGCTGCAACCTGGCCGTCGCCAATCTCAACGGCCTGAGCCTGCGCGGCGCCCACCTCATCGGCATCCGCTTCACCGAAGCCGACCTCGGCGGAGTCGACTTCCGCGACTGCATCCTCGAAGACTGCCGACTCGCCGAAGCCAACCTACGGGCCGCCGACTTCACCGGCGCAGATCTACGCGGCGCCGACCTCGGCGAACTCACCATCGCCATCGCCGCACAGTTCCGCGGCGCCGTCATCTCCCCGGACCAGGCCGCCCAAATCTGCACCGCCCTCGGCCTGAACGTCATCGACTGA
- a CDS encoding esterase — translation MPNGVRGALVQRVSARPDGPLDVTWLAAESPRIALGHIRLRWEPASPAGWDVTAHLGLATAEVHLASWPAAPDDWPRLVRPTLHEVLGLSAALAVATAALDLTNRLAQV, via the coding sequence ATGCCGAACGGGGTACGCGGCGCGCTGGTCCAGCGCGTCTCCGCCCGGCCCGACGGACCGCTCGACGTCACCTGGCTCGCCGCCGAATCCCCGAGAATCGCCCTCGGCCACATCCGCCTGCGCTGGGAGCCCGCCTCCCCCGCCGGGTGGGACGTCACCGCCCACCTGGGGCTGGCCACCGCCGAGGTGCATCTCGCCTCCTGGCCGGCCGCCCCGGACGACTGGCCACGCCTGGTCCGCCCGACCCTCCACGAGGTGCTCGGCCTGAGCGCCGCCCTCGCGGTCGCGACCGCCGCCCTCGACCTCACGAACCGCCTCGCCCAGGTCTGA
- a CDS encoding MarR family transcriptional regulator, translated as MADDQQLWGYPEVAAHLGISVSAARNRKSRGSLPAPDDTTVPDRPRWKPATFEGWKPVGRGFRSDLHGESAPPASPVPSGRGAS; from the coding sequence ATGGCCGACGACCAGCAGCTCTGGGGGTACCCGGAGGTCGCCGCCCACCTGGGCATCAGCGTCAGCGCCGCCCGCAACCGCAAGAGCCGAGGCAGCCTGCCCGCGCCCGACGACACCACCGTCCCGGACCGGCCCCGTTGGAAGCCGGCCACGTTCGAGGGCTGGAAGCCGGTCGGCCGGGGGTTCCGCAGTGACCTGCACGGCGAGTCGGCTCCTCCCGCCTCACCGGTGCCCTCCGGACGTGGAGCGTCATGA